The Streptomyces sp. NBC_00224 genome contains the following window.
GGCGGTGCAGCTTCGCCCACACCCGCAGCCGGCTCCACTCCATGAAACGGCGATGCGCCGTCGCCCCGGAAGGCCCGAACACCGGCGGGACCTGCGACCACGTGCAGCCCGTCGTCGCCACGAAGACGATCGCCGCCAGCACCTCGCGATCGCCATACCGACGCCGCCCGCCACCTTGCGGACGCGTCGGCGCCTCCGGAACCACCCGCTGGAACAACTCCCACAACCCGTCCGGCACCAGACGCTCCACCATCAGCACACCGACAGACTACCCAATCCGCCAATTGAGATGATCTCTTAGACGGGAGCCGCGGCCGTGGGTCGTGTCGGATGAACTGTGGTCGCTGGTAGGGCTGTTGGTGCCGGAATCGGGGCCGAAGGTGGAGGCGGGCACCCACGGGTGCCGGACCGGCAGGCGTTGTGCGGGATCTTGTTCGTCCTGCATACCGGTATCCAGTGGGAGTACCTGCCGCAGGAGTTGGGCCTCGGGTCGGGCACGACGTGCTGACGGCGGCTGGCCTGGTGAAATGAGGCCGGGGTGTGGGACCGGCTGCATGGGCTGCTGCTGACGCCGTTGCGGGCTGCCAGCAAGCTGGACTGAACGCGGCCGGTGATCGACTCCAGCCATGTGCTGGCGGCTCGGCGAGGCTCACGCACCCGGCCAGGCAGCCAGCGTCATGTCCTGACCGACGGCATCGAACGTGGACGGCGTGTCAGCCCTCACAGCGGCCGGGCTCGATGCCAGCGCGCGCACCCGTCGGCCGGCATCAGCGCCGGGGTATCGCCAAGGGCCTGCGCGTCCATGATGCCGATGTGCCCCCGGGAAGTTCACCACGCCAGTCGGCGGCCAACCGGGCAACGACCCGGGTGGCACTGCCTCGACCTGCGCATACCCCCAGATCGAACGGCTATCCCGTACGGTAACCCACGGGTCCTCCACAGCCCCACACGCAACCGGCACCCCCACAGACCGCGTACGACCCACCATTCGCCGGGCGGGCCAGCCAGGCCTGAAAGGGAGACCAATGAGGGCCAGTACTTCCTGTACGTCTGAGACCAGTAACCTCGATCGTCGGATTGGTCATCCATTTCGTTTCCATGGCCAGGCTGCGTTCCCTTGCAATGCTCACGCCTGTACTTGGCTTGGGCCTAAGTCCATCGTCTATATCCCGCATCAACGAAAAGGCGGAGCCGGGCCAGGGTGCACAGATCTTTCGCCGTGCGGTCCGGTAGGGGAAAGCATGACGTGCTGATCCACTCATCAGATGGCATCTTCCGTCGGGCAGCGTGCCTACTTAAGTCTGGGATCGGTGAGCGCTAAAGGTCAGGGAGAGGGGGGCTGGAGCCATCCAGAGCCATCCGGTGGCGCAAGGAAGAGTGCCGGGCGCGGTGACGGGTGCGCGTGGGAGGGAGATACGTTGTGTGAGTGGAGAGGGTCAGGGCCCTGTTCGGTCCCTCTCGCCGGAAGGCCATGAATGCGCAGTTCAGAGCTTCGCTGAGATGCGTGGCGGTGACTGAGGGGACCGGATTTTCCTGTCCTGTGCCGCCGCAGGTGTGTGCGTATGGGCGCGTGCGATACTGAGGATTCCCCTGATTAAGGTATAAGTGGGAAGTTGAGTCTCTCCAGTCCCTGTACTGAGCCGCATGCTCCTGCGGCCTGTGTATTCACGAGGGACTGGGCATCGGAGGTCAAGCCCAGGAGCGTTCGACTCCGACCGTGCTTCCGTTTTCGCTTACGGTCTGGTTAGGCTCGGGAAAATCATTAGGAAGAGCCAGTCCCTTACGTCCCTCCGGGGGAGGAGAGTCGCGCTGTGAACAGCGTTTCCCCGGGCGTGCCAGCAAACCGCCCAACCCTTCCAGCGAGGACTGTTGTGTGCTGCACAGGGATGAGAACTCCGTGTTCCCGCTGCGGCCCACCGCACCAGGAGGAAGGATCGTTGGGACAGCCAGCTAGATGTCACTCGATGCCCGCTTCCTCCGTGCCCAGGTCGACCTCGTGCACCAACCGGCGACACAGCGCACCGTGCGGAAGGAGTGCCATCTCTGCGGACTCCTGCCCAACGTGCCTGGCGCCAGCACGCCCTCGCGCGGTTCTGGGGTGAGTGCAGGAGCCGCCTGGTCATCGAGGCCACAGCCCGCTTAACGGTCCCGCCGCAGGATGGCTCGTAGTGCGCTCCGTCCGCCAGGACCGGCCAACCGTTCCATCTGATAAGGACACGCATGAGCAGCGCCGACGGCTTTCGTTTCGACGCAAGTGCCGCCGCCCAGCAGATCCTCGACCTCCAGGGCTCACGCCTGCACCGCCAGCCGGCGCAGCATGGCGCAGCGCAGCAGGGCATGGACCCGCGCCCGTCCGTGAATAGAGCCCCGGAGACGGGGCTGCTTCCGGCCCTGCTCACCGACCGGGGTAACGCGAAGCTCTTCGCGTTGCTGTACGCGGACTGCTTTCGGCATGTCGAGGGACTGGGCTGGTACCAGTGGGACGAGTACCACTGGCGCCGTTCCGGTGGAGAGAAGGCCGCGATCTGGGCAGCCGGGGACATGGCCGAGCAGATGCCCACCTCCGACGCTCATGGTCGCTTCAATGACCGTGACTTGGCTGCGCATCGCAAGCGGAGCATGTCCACACCGGGCATCAACGCCATGCTTGCCCAGGCCAAGGCATCCCCGGAACTCGCCCTGGAGACCGACGTCCTGGACGGCGAACCGTACGAACTGTGCACGCCGGCTGGAGTGGTCGACCTGTGTACCGGGGAGATGCGCAAGCCTGATCCGGCGAGCGACATGCACTCACGGGCCACTAGCGTCGCGCCCGAGATGATGCCGACGCCGCGCTGGCACCGCTTCCTGGCCGACACCTTTGGTGATTCCCCTCAGGGCCAGGAGACCGTCCACTTCCTTCACTTGCTGCTCGGCTACTCCATCACCGGGGACGTCGGAGCTCAGGTCCTTCCGTTCCTCTACGGCACGGGTGCCAATGGAAAATCCGTTCTGCTGGATGTCATGACGCAGATCCTCGGCGACTATGCGCAGGCTGCTCCACCAGGGTTTCTCATGGAGAAGGGGAAGTTCGCCGAGCACTCCACGGAGCTGACAGAGCTGCACGGCAGACGCATGGTGGTCTGCAGCGAGCTGAAACCCAATGACAAGTTCAATGAGGCTCGTGTCAAGCTCCTGACCGGCGGGGACCGCATCATGGCCCGCCGCATGCGGCAGAACTTCTTCAGCTTCGCCCCCACGCACAAACTGTGGCTCCTGGGCAACCACCGCCCCGAGGTCGGCACCGGAGGTCATGCCTTCTGGCGCCGGATCAGGCTCATCCCCTTCGAACGGGTAGTGCCGTCTGAACGAAAAATAGACAACCTGGCAAAGGAACTGGTCACCAGCGAAGGCCCTGGGATCCTGCACTGGCTCATCGACGGCGCGAGGCGCTACCTCACCACGCGCGACCCGCTCACCGGACCCACCTCCGTCAGGCTTGCCACCGAGGCCTACGCCACCACCGAAGACCACATCGGCCGCTTCCTCGCCGAACGCTGCACCCGGGACACGAGAAACAGCGAGAGGGGAGACCTGCGTGTCGAACAGGGGCTGCTCTACGGCGCCTACAGCGCCTGGTGCAGCGCGAGCGAGGGCATCCGACCCGCTACCGCCCGAGCCTTCGCCACGCGTGTACGGACCGAACTCGGTCTGGCGTCTCCGGCCGACATGATGAAGTCCAGCGGCAGGAAGTACTACCCGGGCCTCGGGCTACTGGCGGACAATCGCGGATATCAGGACTCTTCCGCCGGCATCTCGCCGTCTGATGACCGTCACAATCCCGGGCCGTAGGGTCAGGGCGTCAGTGCCCGACACCCGTAGTATGAAGGTGCCGTGCCGTGAGGCCCTGGCCTGTGGAGCCTGCCTGTTACCGACCGTGAAACGACTAGAGGAGGGGCCGCACCATGAGCTCGCTACTGAACGAGAGCGAACTCGTCCACGAAGACGCCGTGGTGTGGCTGGAAGATCCGGAAAACCTCGACTACGTGCGGCAGGCTCTCGACAAGACACCGCGCCGCCGTGGAAGACCCCGCTACGCCCGAGACGGCCGCATGGTCGGCTATAGCGAGCTCAGCCAGCATGCCGAATCCGACCCCGACAGTGGCCTCCAACTCCGGCGTGTCTTCTTTCTGCTCCCGCACGACCGCGATACTCAACCCGAGGGTCTCTACCGTGAAGGTGCCCCCGGCGAGGCAGTCGACCCCCGCACGGTGGGGCCCAAGCGCGTAGGGCAGAAAACACTCCGATCCCAACGAGGCCCTGCGGGCAAGGCGCCCGCGTGGGCCAACGCGCGTTCGCAGCGAGAGGTGCACCATCACGAGCTTGCTGAGTGACCCGCGATTCGCTATAGGAGTATCAAGCGGCCAGTGTGGGGCGGTATGGGGTTGTAGCGTCGTCCGTCCCGCAGGAGTGCCCACAGAGCGTTGACCCGGCGCCGGGGGAGCGCCATGACTCCCTGGCTATGGCGTTTGTCTTCGGCTCGCTTGCGGTCGTAGAAGCGGCGGGGCTTGTCGCAGCTGCGGATGCTGATCAACGCGGAGGTGTTGAAGAGGCGTTGGAGACGTCGGCTGTAGCGCGCGGGGCGGTGCAGGTTGCCGCTGATCTTCCCGGAGCCTCGTGGAGTGGGGGAGACGCCGACGAAGCGGCCAGCCGGTCCGCGCGCTGGCGAAGGCGTTCATGCCACCGCCTGTGGCAGCCAGGAACTCGGCACCCAGCAGGGCACGACGCCGCGCATGCACCCGACTACCTTGACGTTGCGGTGTCGGTGAAGCTGGTCCGTGATGAGTTTGTCGCTCTCGGCGGATCTTCTCGTTGAGAGCTGTCACCTCCCTCGCCAGGGAGCGCACCACGTGAGCGGTCATGTGCTCGTCGAGGATGCTGATGAGCTGGCCTTCGGCCGCCTGGCCGGTCCTGGCGGCGAGTTCCTCGGCGCTACGGACCGCGCGCCGTGACGGCCAGACCCAGAGCCTCTGGGCCCTGCGATCTTACGAATGACCAGAGCAACCACTCTTGAGAGGTAGGACACGCCCTGTGCGAATCCGACGTACGCGGTCCGTGTTGGTCGCCGTTTCCGCCGCGCTGCTGCTCTGCGGTGCCGCTGCCATGCCCGCCGTCGCCCAGCCGCAGCCCCCGGCGGCCACGCCTTCCGCCGTTTATGGACTCACCCCGCTGACCGGCCTGTTCGCCGAGCGACTGCTAATCGCCGACAAGGTGGCCGCCGCCAAGTACGGCAACGACCGGCCGATCGACGCCCCCGCGCGAGAGCGGAAGATCCTTGGTGACGTCGCCGCTCGCGCCGTCGGGCTCGGGCTGGATCCTGACACGGTGGTCGCCATTTTCCGGGACCAGATCGAGGCGAACAAGCTGGTGCAGCGTGGGCTGTACACGCGCTGGGACGCGCATCCTGAGGAACGGCCCACCCAGCGGCCGGACCTCGACAAGGAAGTCCGACCGGCACTCGACCTCATCACCACACAGTTGCTCAGCACGCTGGTGGCGACGGAGGGCGTGCGCACCTCGCCGTCGTGCGAGCCGCGGCTATACGGCGCGGCCGCTTGGTCGGCGTACGGCCATGAGCTGGACATCCTGCATCTGAAGGGGCTGGAGCGGGCGTTGCCCTCGGCGTGCGCATGGTCATAATTCCGTCCTGGCCGCTCGTGTGGTTCGACTGACGGATAGCCTTGGCGAGTTGGCGTACCGACTTGCCCTCGGTGTCGGACGAGTCGGCGTCCAGGGTCACGTGGTGGCCCTCACCACCCTGCCGGGCCCAGCTCGTCCGGGAGCCCACAACTCGCTTACCGTCTCCCATCGCAAGCCTCCGGGCGGCAAGATCCGCACCAAGGCGATGATCCGGGAGGGCCTCATCATGTTGCTCGTGTGGCCGGTGAGGTGGGGCCGGAGGTCAGCATTACGCGCCGCGGGCGGAGCAGTTACTAGCAGCGGACGGCATCGGGCCGTTGCGCCCGGGTGCCGCGATCCTCCAGGGGCGGAAGCCCCTGTGGGCTCGGTTAGGTCGAGCGGTGGGACGTGAGGTGATCTTCTTGGGGAGGGTCTGCTCGTGGAGACCGCCGCTGCGCCGTCGTGCAAGGGGTAGGGGGTTCCCGGCGGAGAGCGTCGGCCGCGCTGTGCGGCTCTATCACCGGTTTCCCCTGTTCTCCCATGAGGTCGAGGAGCTCCTCTTCGAGCGCGGCATCACCGTCTCCTACGAGAGCGCCCGGGCCTGGTGCGCGAGGTTCGGTCCCGCTTACGCCACGGATCTGCGCTGCCGGCAGCCCCGTCCCGGGGACAAGCGGCACACAGACGAGGTGTTCATCAAAGTCAAAGGGAGGATGCGGTACCTGTGGCGGGTGGTGGTCCAAGACGGCACTGTTCTGGACATCCTGGTGCAGGACCGGCGCGATGCTGCTGTGGCGAAGCAGTTCTTGCGCAGGCTCCTCAAGGACTGTGAGTACGCGCCCCGTGTTGTCGCCACAGACAGGCTCCGCTCCTGCGGGGCCGCCCACCGCGCGGTGATGCCCTCGGTCGAGCACCGCACCGCAGGGTACCTCAACAATCGCGCAGAGAGTAGCCACCAGCCCGCTAGGCAGCGCGAACGGGCCCATGGAGTCCTTCCGCCTCGCATGGCAAGGCCCAGAGATTCCTCGCCGCGTATCCGAGGAATTCCTCCCACTTCCGGCCTCGCCGTTTCACAGTCCGTGACTGCCGGACCGAGATGACCCGACGATTCCGCGTCTGGAAGACCGTCATGGGCGTGGCCGCACACGCCTGACGCAGCGGCTCGGCACGACACCCGAGCGCCATCAACATGCCCCAACTCATCCGCCACACCAGCACCGTGACAAGGCCCTTCCCCGCAGTGTTCCTGCTCCCTGATCCGTCGATTGCGGTCTTGCCCGCCCAGAGCCTCCAGCCCAGCCAGTCCGCACCGGCTGAAGCGGTGCAACCATCGTCGCACCGTCTTCTGGCCGCACCCGAGCTCCGCCGCGATCGTCGGTACCCGCAACCCGGTCCATCTCAACTGGACTGTACGAGCCCGCACGGTCAGATCACGTGGCACCTTGCGGGCCCGCACCAACCGACCCACGACTCTGCGCTCTTCCTCATCGCGGCTGGGCCGCGCCCACAACACCATCGCCAAACACCCACCCCGAGCATCCGGACCCACTTCACTACCAGCACATTTACCCCCTCAACATGAATGTAGCAGTAGACGAAAGACCGCCTGGAAATAGCCGAAAGGGATGAGGTGGCGCGCCACATACGAGGGCAAGATGGAGAGGTGTCCTAAGGGGCAGGCGCCTGGATCTCCGGCATGGCCGTACAAGAGGTGCGGATCTATGGACCCCCGCTGTGCAGCAGTATTCCTCGCCGGGCACCCGTAAGAGCTGCACCGGAGTATGCGTGTCTATGGTTCCGGTGAATGTGCCTTTTCATTCTCGGTACTGCAAGGAG
Protein-coding sequences here:
- a CDS encoding transposase — its product is MPDRQALCGILFVLHTGIQWEYLPQELGLGSGTTC
- a CDS encoding phage/plasmid primase, P4 family, coding for MSSADGFRFDASAAAQQILDLQGSRLHRQPAQHGAAQQGMDPRPSVNRAPETGLLPALLTDRGNAKLFALLYADCFRHVEGLGWYQWDEYHWRRSGGEKAAIWAAGDMAEQMPTSDAHGRFNDRDLAAHRKRSMSTPGINAMLAQAKASPELALETDVLDGEPYELCTPAGVVDLCTGEMRKPDPASDMHSRATSVAPEMMPTPRWHRFLADTFGDSPQGQETVHFLHLLLGYSITGDVGAQVLPFLYGTGANGKSVLLDVMTQILGDYAQAAPPGFLMEKGKFAEHSTELTELHGRRMVVCSELKPNDKFNEARVKLLTGGDRIMARRMRQNFFSFAPTHKLWLLGNHRPEVGTGGHAFWRRIRLIPFERVVPSERKIDNLAKELVTSEGPGILHWLIDGARRYLTTRDPLTGPTSVRLATEAYATTEDHIGRFLAERCTRDTRNSERGDLRVEQGLLYGAYSAWCSASEGIRPATARAFATRVRTELGLASPADMMKSSGRKYYPGLGLLADNRGYQDSSAGISPSDDRHNPGP
- a CDS encoding DUF6009 family protein, whose product is MSSLLNESELVHEDAVVWLEDPENLDYVRQALDKTPRRRGRPRYARDGRMVGYSELSQHAESDPDSGLQLRRVFFLLPHDRDTQPEGLYREGAPGEAVDPRTVGPKRVGQKTLRSQRGPAGKAPAWANARSQREVHHHELAE
- the aroQ gene encoding gamma subclass chorismate mutase AroQ, whose amino-acid sequence is MVAVSAALLLCGAAAMPAVAQPQPPAATPSAVYGLTPLTGLFAERLLIADKVAAAKYGNDRPIDAPARERKILGDVAARAVGLGLDPDTVVAIFRDQIEANKLVQRGLYTRWDAHPEERPTQRPDLDKEVRPALDLITTQLLSTLVATEGVRTSPSCEPRLYGAAAWSAYGHELDILHLKGLERALPSACAWS